tcactgtaaggtctactacacctgttgtattcagcatttcactgtaaggtctactacacctgttgtattcagcatttcacggtaaggtctactacacctgttgtattcggcatcactactacacctgttgtattcagcatttcacggtaaggtctactacacctgttgtattcggcatttctactacacctgttgtattcggcatttcactgtaaggtctactacacctgttgtattcggcatttcactgtaaggtctactacacctgttgtattcagcatttcactgtaaggtctactacacctgttgtattcagcatttcactgtaaggtctactacacctgttgtattcagcatttcactgtgaggtctactacacctgttgtattcagcatttcactgtgaggtctactacacctgttgtattcagcatttcactgtaaggtctactacacctgttgtattcagcatttcactgtaaggtctactacacctgttgtattcagcatttcactgtaaggtctactacacctgttgtattcagcatttcactgtaaggtctactacacctgttgtattcagcatttcacggtaaggtctacacttgttgtattcggcatttcactgtgaggtctactacacctgttgtattcggcatttcactgtgaggtctactacacctgttgtattcagcatttcacggtaaggtctactacacctgttgtattcggcatttcacggtaaggtctacacttgttgtattcggcatttcacggtaaggtctactacacctgttgtattcagcatttcacggtaaggtctactacacctgttgtattcagcatttcacggtaaggtctactacacctgttgtattcagcatttcacggtaaggtctactacacctgttgtattcggcatttcactgtaaggtctactacacttgttgtattcggcatttcacggtaaggtctactacacctgttgtattcggcatttcacggtaaggtctactacacctgttgtattcggcatttcactgtaaggtctactacacctgttgtattcagcatttcactgtaaggtctactacacctgttgtattcagcatttcacggtaaggtctactacacctgttgtattcggcatttcactgtaaggtctactacacctgttgtattcggcatttcacggtaaggtctactacacctgttgtattcggcatttcacggtaaggtctactacacctgttgtattcggcatttcactgtaaggtctactacacctgttgtattcggcatttcactgtaaggtctactacacctgttgtattcagcatttcactgtaaggtctactacacctgttgtattcagcaattcactgtaaggtctactacacctgttgtattcagcatttcactgtgaggtctactacacctgttgtattcagcatttcactgtgaggtctactacacctgttgtattcagcaattcactgtaaggtctactacacctgttgtattcagcatttcactgtaaggtctactacacctgttgtattcagcatttcactgtaaggtctactacacctgttgtattcagcatttcactgtaaggtctactacacctgttgtattcagcatttcactgtaaggtctactacacctgttgtattcagcatttcactgtaaggtctactacacctgttgtattcagcatttcactgtaaggtctactacacctgttgtattcagcatttcactgtaaggtctactacacctgttgtattcagcaattcactgtaaggtctactacacctgttgtattcagcaattCACTGTAAGGTTTTTGTTTGACGTGACCTCTACTTTATCACTCATTCATGCTGATTGGTGCTTTCCATTCAGAACCTACAGAGCTGTCCAATCCTGTCGGTCTGTACCCTGCCAATGGTGGGTGTGTCTGGTTTCTCCAGAAGTTGCTGTTTGAACATGACCAAGGTAAATGTTATATATTGCAACGGTTCAGGCTTGGACAAGTCACAGAATATTCTGATAGTAAACCTGTTAGGCCAACaacaattacatttaaaaaaaattcatgAGGAGGGGACTGGTTAAACACACAGTGGGACACATAATTTGTATTGATATACCTAGCTGTAAATTGCCTTCTAGGGTTGTCAGCAGAAAATAACCATCTCTAGAGTTTCTTCTCAAAGCCATCAAATATAGTCATATTTCACTTCCAACCTGTCCCAGGCTAACTATCAGGTCTGGAGCTGTTTGGAGCGTTTAGTTCCTGTAGCTCCGATGTCAGGCGTGTTCCTTCCTGTAGCTCCGATGTCAGACGTGTTCCTTCCTGTAGCTCTGATGTCAGACGTGTTCCTTCCTGTAGCTCCGATGTCAGACGTGTTCCTTCCTGTAGCTCTGATGTCAGACGTGTTCCTTCCTGTAGCTCCGATGTCAGACGTGTTCCTTCCTGTAGCTCTGATGTCAGACCcttcatctgtccctctgtcttaGCCAGTGACTTTGCCTCCGTCTCTTTGTAAGCACGCTGACAGAAAAGCCTGAAGTTCTCTCCAACGAAGAAATAAAGCAGTGGGTCCAAGCAGCTATTCATCGCTGCCAGACACAAAGTGAGCACAGCTGTTTTGCGTACACGCTCTATGTACCTACAGGAACCTCCATACCCTTTATCCCTCACCTGCATCTCAGCTTCCAGGAAGACAGTCCGCATGACGTGGTAGGGCAGGAAACACACTAGGAAGATGCTAAGGACTATTACAACCAGGGACATGGACTTCTTGTATTGGGATTTCGGCCTTCCTTCAGCCTTCCTCAGCTTCAGCAGGCTACGCACCACAAATATGTAACAGATAGAGATCACTGCAAAGGGCAGGATGAAGCCCAGAAGTAAGGTGGCATGGTTGGCTATGATCAGTGTGCGGATGTGAATGAGTTTGTATTCTGGATTAAGCTCCAAGCACCTGGTTCTACCATAAGCATCTGTGACGGTCCCTGAAGTCAGCATAGGGATGGAGGCTAGCGACACCAACAGCCAGACCAAAATACAGACCAGCCAGGAATTACGGCTATTCTGCATGCTCATATACCTGTACGGCTGGGTGATTGCCACAAAACGAACCACACTCAGCACCGTGAGGAAGTAGATGCTCCCGTACATGTTGATGTAGAAGATGTAGGACATAACGCGACAGGCGATGTCTCCAAACACCCAGCTAGATTCCATGTAGTAGTAGAAGGCCCGGAGTGGCAGGGAGCACACcagcatcaagtctgacaccagcAGGTTGACCATGTACAGGTTTACGGGAGTAAACCTTTTCTTACTCCTCCAGACATTGACGAAGAAGCAGAGGGAGACGAGGTTGAAGGTGAGGCCGAGGAGGAAGATGACTAGGTATATGGGTGGGTAGACTCTGTGTTTGAACATGCTGATGGAGCAGTCAGAGGACAAGTTCCCATCTTCCATGATGACTGATTTATTCACTTTAGATGGCTCCTAAAacatggagaaagaaagagaaataggcagggagagagagagagagagagagagagagagagagagagagagagagagagagagagagagaacgaggcagagagagagagagagaacgaggcagagagagagagaaagagaaagaggcagagtgagagatcagtttattaggatccccattagctgttgctacATGCACTATTCCTTGAGTCCACACAAAAAAAGAGAGTGatgtaatgggggggggggggtgatggcaACAGTTACACAGCAGCACAAAGTGTTCCTCAGCGGGTGAAAGAATTCACACGGAAGTTTTTGGAGTGCAACAAGCACGTTTCAAACTCACTCGATCCGCTTTCAGACTACAAGAGTGTTTCAAAGCCTTTCCTCATATCTGTGGTTGTCAcgatacttttttttttacttctgtGGTTGTCACAAGAGTTTTTTTAGACTTCTAAATACCATTTCCTTTCATCCTGATGACACATTACCATCAATAGTAATAGAATAGTAATAGAAACTCCAAACCTGTTCAGTTACCACTGATCTACCACATCGTCTGGGGCCGCAATTGAGTTTTGCTTCTCCAAAGTCAAACATTCTCAAATACCACAGTCCCCTCTTGGCCCGCACTGTAAACATGCTTTCACTTGTGATACGGAAGAATTCTTAACAATAACAAGAGAGTGATTAACTGTAACCCTTAAGGCAATTTCTTTTAAagtcaaaaaaaaaaagaagaacagcagaacaataactaaaaatggttaaaaaaaaatctatatatttttttttacctttatttaaccaggcaagtcagttaagaacagattcttattttcaatgacggcctaggaacagtgggttaactgcctgttcaggggcagaacgacagatttgtaccttgtcagctcgggggtttgaactcgcaaccttccagttactagtccaacgctctaaccactaggctaccctgaacTAATCTGGTTAGTTCAGGAGATTTGTAAAAGCCAAAATGGCCTGAGTGTAAATAGTTTCTGATATAAATTTGAGCAGGCTGTTACCTGCGAAAATACTTCACACCCCCATCCCATGGACTCTCAATATTGTAAGAATTGTCCCATAACACAGCATTTAGAAGCTTTAAATACTCAATACTTTGTGTATGTATTTTCTTAATAATCTTCCATACACATTGTACAACACATTCTGTAGcaaatgtaaaaacaaatgtcAATAAGCTGCAACAACAATCAAtcttaaaacaaacaaaaaattgaCCATGATTTGATTTGTACCTACTGTGATACACTAATGATGGGAAGCACCCTGAACTTTTCAGTCAACGCTGTCTCGACGATCAGCAGCTGTTCATCTCAGATCCAGGGGTGAACTGCCACAGTGAGATCTTCCTTCCAGAGTGGAGTAGGCTGAGCTGAGGACTGTTGTTTGCAGGATCAACCCTAGATGCACttgactctctgtctccccgGTTGGTAGTTTCATGTTGTCGTTCACCACGCCCATTTAGTTCGGCTCTTCCAGTAAAGCTACATAAGTCCTTTTGAAGATGAAATTGAAAAAAGACGCCTGTATAGCCCCCCGCCTCCCTCCCTAGCATTCCTAGTTGCCAGACACTAAGTCAAGAGGATGTGTCTAAACGTGTGTCTGTATGGCCTGTATTTCTGCATTCATAAACACTTGCTTATTGACTTTCCATTTTCAAAACTTTGTTTATTTGTTGGTGAGACAAATACTTTTTCTGCAACAACAAATCAAGTCAATAAATGaactcattattattattataaactcCGGTGGCTGGTTTATGACTACAGTCGGAGACATTCTCTAACACACAGTGTACAGTAGACCAATGTCCTCAGAGATTTGCTAAGGATGGAAAATACATCTATTCATACACATCCATTGATCCAAAGTAAACAACCAGATGAAAACCCCTGATGTTAGGCGTATACGGAGCATAGACTTTTTACTTGAGAAGTCCTTCCTTTCCAGTAGCTTAAATGACATGTTTGTGCATGGTTACTGAGAAACACAAACCTATGGCTTGCAGATCAAATCTTGGGTACATTTTATTTTTTCCCCTTTAGGTAACCAAAAAATGGATTATTGGACATTTAGATATTCTAGTAATCAATTCATGTAAGGCAGGGGTGAAATATATTATGTAATGTTTACTTAAAAGGTAAATCTATTATGTAATGTTTACTTAAAAGGTAAATCTATTATGTTATGGGTACCAAAAGGGAAGAAAAAAAAGATTGTGCCAAGATTCTCTTATCTTAAATATACTGTAAGTATCTCTCAATAACCCTTCACTGACATGTATTTTAGGCTACGATGTATATAAACCCGGGATAGTTGATGCTGTGTATTGGCAATTAAGAGGCTTTGAAGTCACTAGTCGGCCATATGGGTACTCCCCAGTAGGAACAGTCCTCCatgggaatgaatggaattctacagtatttcaatttaACGTTTCAAGGGCTAAATTACATTTATTTAAGTATTATTTTGTTGTCGTGGGGACGGTAACATTAGTACTCTCTCTCTAGGAAAATGTTTTGATATATTTTTTCATATTTTAAAATGTTTAGCtcacatacattttaaagtatGCATTTAAGTGTTTGTAAGTgtctgtgtagctcagttggtagagcatggcgcttgtaacgccagggtagtgggttcgatccccgggaccacccatacgtagaatgtatgcacacatgactgtaagtcgctttggataaaagcgtctgctaaatggcatatattaatagAATAGACGTGGCAAAAacgaatgtagacattaataaatgcatttctattatctatagcttccaaaatatgtGGAGGTGCGGTGGCTACAAAGCAGCCCCCTTAAAATCGTCTTGTCTACATATAAAACACATATTTTAGGCTACTGGCAAGGAATGATTTCAAATCAACCTGTAGCAGTGTAGCCATCAATCACATATTGCTGACGAATGCGCAGGACGGATGTGCTTGAATGCAACACGAACGAGAACGCCCCCATCGAGGAAGATATGAACTCGGCAGTCAACTTCTACTGTCTGAATAGTAGTGATGGGACGTTCGGACCTTTTTACTGACTGATCTTGTCGACTCATTCAATCAAAAGAACGAATCTTTCGACTCATTTCGTTCATTTGAGTAAATAATGCATGGACCCTCTACCGGTTAATGATGAACTGGAAATTCGTCATGATTTTACAAGTCTCTGGTTCACCACAAGGGGTTTATTGGAGCTGTTATTTGTGACTGAGACTTGTAAAAAAGTGTGCTTTAATAAACAATGTGCATGTATTTGTTGATACATTTGAAACAAGGTCTAGTTGTGTCAGCAGCCGGACTAGTTTGTGAAAGACTCTTGGTGGAAGGCATTGCCTGACTGCCATGAAGGTGATTATGATTCGTTCTCGAGTTCGTTGACAAAAGGAGGTATGTTTAGTGTATATTTTGGTTCCACACAAAGCTGTGTCCATCATAACATTCAATAATACACGAATTGCATCCATTGTTGCACCATGTGAACAATTATCAGctcaaaacatgttttatttactCCTTTTTTTCttcgtgtttttttttctttttcccgGTGGAGTGCGTATTTATCCTGTTTTAATGATTTAATTGAGGCCTGACAGCAGGTCAAATGAACAACTAAAATGATTGAGTCACTCGGGAAAATGAATCATGAATCATGAATCAGTAAAAAAAAGAGTCGTTCGTGAACTGCACATCTCTTACTGAATAGCCAAGCAGCTTCCTCGGCTAGAGAGAAGGGATCCGCACTGTAATGTCACGGCTGGTTGGCACGCAACCATCCTCTGTCTTCCAGAAATGTGATCGCTTTTTTAACTCGATTTGCCATGTGAAAATGTTAGGGAGTCGCCGACATCACCGTCTGAACCGACGATAATCGTTGACGAAAAGCACAACGACGCCGGGGTAAGCTATGCTAACTAGCGTACGCTACTTTAGAAAACATCTTGGAGTAACGTTATCCGAGTCTTGTTTACGTTGGAGTCAGTCATAGTTAAAACATCTACAATGACATTCAATAACTAAGCAATttagtgtgtttttttttgttttgttgttttttggcgTTAACTTAGCCACTACAGTTTCTAAATGACGTGTTTCTGcgcatgagcttagctagccgacgtcgccatgacatcgcctacaaaGTGTGACTCGAGGGGGTGTCAGTTCCTGCTTATCTTCATACCTCCTACTGTACTATCTTTGGTCTCACGAGCTTAGCGTAGGGGATAAACTCTCAAACAGATTTACTTGAGAGGCGACAAGAGTGGGCAAACTGGACAGCCCGACGTAAACACAGGGAGTAGGTAGCCACTATGAATCCGAGAGTGGaagactcttctctctctttctgtctgtctctctctttctgtctctctttctgtctctctctgtctctttctgtcggtctctctttctgtcggtctctctttctgtcgttctctctttctgtcgttctctctttctgtcggtctctctttctgtcggtctctctttctgtcggtctctctttctgtcggtctctctctctgtcggtctctctctctgtctgtctctctctctgtcggtctctctctctgtctgtctctctctctctctctctctctctctctctctgtctctctctctctctctgtctctctctctctctgtcggtctctctctttctgtcggtctctctctttctgtcggtctgtctctctctctctgccggtctctctctctgtctgtctctctctctgtcggtctctctgtctgtctgtctctctctctctctctgtctctctctctgtctctctctctctgtctctctctctctctctgtctctctctctctctgtctctctctctctctgtcggtctctctctttctgtcggtctgtctctctctttctgtcggtctgtctctttctgtctgtcggtctctctctttctgtctgtcggtctctgtcggtctctttctgtctgtcggtctctctctttctgtctgtcggtctctctctttctgtctgtcggtctctctctttctgtctgtcggtctctctctttctgtctgtcggtctctctctttctgtctgtctctctctttctgtctgtctctctctttctgtctgtctctctctttctgtctgtctctctctttctgtctgtctctctctttctgtctgtctctctctttctgtctgtctctctctttctgtctgtctctctctttctgtctgtctctctctttctgtctgtctctctctttctgtctgtctctctctttctgtctgtctctgtctgtctgtctctctctttctgtctgtctctttctgtctgtctctctctttctgtctgtctctctctttctgtctgtctctctctgtctgtctctctcttctgtctctctctttgtctttctctctctttctctctctcgtctgttaaCAGGCTTCCCATTTGTGAACAGTTCAATGACAAGTCAGACTGTTGAATAAACTTCATTTGAATGTACTTTACTTGTTGTCTGATGATTTTTGACCCTTTTTTTAATGTAGGAGGTAATCTGAGACAAAATAGCCACACAGTATTGTTCTTAAACCGTATTTCAGTGTGCTGGTCTGTATTTCAGAGCTcaaatgtaataaataaataaaaaaagaccttagtctcagtatgactccctgataaaaaTACAGGCTAAATAAAAATGTTGGTTTTTACCCGTACAAAAAATATTGCTTTTTTGAAACTGAATTAAAAGTGCTGTAACTGCAGTTgactgtggtattttggatgCAGTAATTGCAGAATTAttaacttattattattattgtacttATTATACTTACTATACTTATTATACTTATTGTACTTATTATACTTATTATACTTACTATACTTATTATACTTATTATACTTACTATACTTATTATACTTATTATACTTACTATACTTATTATACTTACTTATATACTTATTATACTTATTATACTTATTATACTTACTACTATTATACTTATTATACTTATTATACTTATTATACTTACTATacttatatttacatttaagtcatttagcagacgctcttatccagagcgacttacaaattggtgcattcaccttatgacatccagtggaacaaccactttacaatagtgcatctaaatattttaagggggggggggtaagaaggattactttatcctatcctaggtattccttaaagaggtggggattcaggtgtctccggaaggtggtgattgactccgctgtcctggcgtcgtgaggggtttgttccaccattggggagccagagcagcgaacagttttgactgggctgagcgggaactgtacttcctcagtggtagggaggctagcaggccagaggtggatgaacgcagtgcccttatttgggtgtaggccctgatcagagcctggaggtactgaggtgccgttcccctcacagctccgtaggcaagcaccatggtcttgtagcggatgcgagcttcaactggaagccagtggagagagcggaggagcggggtgacgtgagagaacttgggaaggttgaacactagacgggctgcggcgttctggatgagttgtaggggtttaatggcacaggcagggagcccagccaacagcgagttgcagtaatccagacgggagatgacaagtgcctggattaggacctgcaccgcttcctgtgtgaggaagggtcgtactctgcggatgttgtagagcatgaacctacaggaacgggccaccgccttgatgttagttgagaacgaaagggtgttgtccaggatcacgccaaggttcttagcgctctgggaggaggacacaatggagttgtcaaccgtgatggcgagatcatggaacgggcagtccttccccgggaggaagagcagctccgtcttgccgaagttcagcttgaggtggtgatccgtcatccacactgatatgtctgccagacatgcagagatgcgattcgccacctggtcatcagaagggggaaaggagaagattaattgtgtgtcgtctgcatagcaatgataggagagaccatgtgaggttatgacagagccaagtgacttggtgtatagcgagaataggagagggcctagaacagagccctgggggacaccagtggtgagagcgcgtggtgaggagacagattctcgccacgccacctggtaggagcgacctgtcaggtaggacgcaatccaagcgtgggccgcgccggagatgcccaactctgagagggtggagaggaggatctgatggttcacagtatcgaaggcagccgataggtctagaaggatgagagcagaggagagagggttagctTATTATACTTATTTTACTTATTATACTTATTTTACTTACTATACTTATTATACTTATACTTATTATACCTACTATACTTACTATACTTACTATACTTACTATACTTATTATACTTATTATACTTACTATACTTACTATACTTATTATActtactatacctactatacttactatacttactatacctactatacttATTATACTTACTATACTTATTATACCTACTATACTTATTTTACTTATTTTACTTATTATACTTATTATACATACTATACTCATTTTACTTATTTTACTTATTATACTTATTATACCGACTATACTTATTATACGTGTTATACTTATTATACTTACTATACTTATTATACTTATTATACTGACTATACTTATTATACTGACTATACttactatactgactatactgactatactgactatacttaTTATACTTGCTATACTTATTATACTTGCTATACTTATTATACTTACTATACTTACTATACTTATTATACTTACTATACTTATTATACTTACTATACTTACTATACCTATTGTACTTATTATACTTACTATACTTATTATACTTACTATACTTACTATACTTACTATACTTATTATACTTACTATACTTATTATACTTATTATACTTACTATACTTATTATACTTACTATACTTATTATACTTATTATACTTATTATACTTATTATACTTAC
This DNA window, taken from Oncorhynchus gorbuscha isolate QuinsamMale2020 ecotype Even-year linkage group LG13, OgorEven_v1.0, whole genome shotgun sequence, encodes the following:
- the cysltr2b gene encoding cysteinyl leukotriene receptor 2 isoform X2, with translation MEDGNLSSDCSISMFKHRVYPPIYLVIFLLGLTFNLVSLCFFVNVWRSKKRFTPVNLYMVNLLVSDLMLVCSLPLRAFYYYMESSWVFGDIACRVMSYIFYINMYGSIYFLTVLSVVRFVAITQPYRYMSMQNSRNSWLVCILVWLLVSLASIPMLTSGTVTDAYGRTRCLELNPEYKLIHIRTLIIANHATLLLGFILPFAVISICYIFVVRSLLKLRKAEGRPKSQYKKSMSLVVIVLSIFLVCFLPYHVMRTVFLEAEMQVRDKGYGGSCRYIERVRKTAVLTLCLAAMNSCLDPLLYFFVGENFRLFCQRAYKETEAKSLAKTEGQMKGLTSELQEGTRLTSELQEGTRLTSELQEGTRLTSELQEGTRLTSELQELNAPNSSRPDS
- the cysltr2b gene encoding cysteinyl leukotriene receptor 2 isoform X1; this translates as MEDGNLSSDCSISMFKHRVYPPIYLVIFLLGLTFNLVSLCFFVNVWRSKKRFTPVNLYMVNLLVSDLMLVCSLPLRAFYYYMESSWVFGDIACRVMSYIFYINMYGSIYFLTVLSVVRFVAITQPYRYMSMQNSRNSWLVCILVWLLVSLASIPMLTSGTVTDAYGRTRCLELNPEYKLIHIRTLIIANHATLLLGFILPFAVISICYIFVVRSLLKLRKAEGRPKSQYKKSMSLVVIVLSIFLVCFLPYHVMRTVFLEAEMQVRDKGYGGSCRYIERVRKTAVLTLCLAAMNSCLDPLLYFFVGENFRLFCQRAYKETEAKSLAKTEGQMKGLTSELQEGTRLTSELQEGTRLTSELQEGTRLTSELQEGTRLTSELQEGTRLTSELQEGTRLTSELQELNAPNSSRPDS